From the genome of Bacteroidales bacterium, one region includes:
- the rpsP gene encoding 30S ribosomal protein S16, translating to MRLQRFGKKGRAFFHIVIADGRAPRDGRYVEKIGTYNPLTQPAEINLDVDKALEWLKNGAQPSETVRAILSYKGVLYKKHLLKGVEKGALTLAQAEAKYNEWIVEKEAKISAVVKTKELQGRELLKKRTEEELKVMEAISAKITQKRAKELKAEAEEVEARAEEAVEQVTEPEQPDSRMPDEPHAPLV from the coding sequence ATGAGATTACAACGGTTCGGAAAAAAGGGAAGAGCTTTTTTCCACATTGTAATAGCGGATGGTCGTGCACCACGTGACGGCAGGTATGTTGAAAAAATTGGCACTTACAATCCCCTGACACAGCCTGCGGAAATTAACCTGGATGTGGATAAGGCGTTGGAGTGGCTCAAAAATGGAGCTCAACCCTCTGAAACAGTCAGGGCGATTCTGTCGTACAAGGGAGTCCTTTATAAGAAACATTTACTGAAGGGAGTCGAAAAAGGAGCCCTTACCCTGGCACAGGCCGAGGCGAAATACAATGAGTGGATCGTTGAAAAAGAGGCCAAGATCAGTGCGGTTGTGAAAACAAAAGAGCTCCAGGGTAGAGAGTTGCTTAAAAAACGGACCGAAGAGGAACTGAAGGTGATGGAAGCCATTTCAGCAAAGATCACTCAAAAGCGTGCAAAGGAATTGAAAGCGGAAGCTGAAGAAGTCGAAGCACGTGCTGAAGAAGCCGTTGAACAGGTAACCGAACCCGAACAGCCCGATTCCCGCATGCCCGATGAGCCTCACGCCCCCCTGGTGTGA
- the dnaE gene encoding DNA polymerase III subunit alpha, producing the protein MLDFTHLHVHSQFSILDGAAKIEGLLKRTRELEMDSLALTDHGNLFGLVRFFKAARDKFSIKPILGCEIYVARRSRAEKTSKVDRSGYHLILLAKNLQGYRNLSKLSSLGYRRENFYYTPRIDKQLLRQYHEGLIASSACLGGEIPSTILLHGEERAALVLEEYLDIFGEDFYLEMQNHGLKEQEQVNKSMLNLSMRFGVKLIASNDVHFINREDHEAHHILICLNTGKEMEAEEGMHYTGQEYLKSPDEMALLFPGMPEVLSNTREIVEKVEDYLITTDKVIVPHFPLPDTHTSEYDYLRDLTYEGARKRYPEITPEIRERLDYELYEINREGFVGYFLIVQDFINAARRMGVVVGPGRGSAAGSAVAFCTGITNIDPIQYNLLFERFLNPERVTMPDIDVDFDDEGRDRVMKYVVKKYGEERVAQIITFGTMAARSAIRDVGRVLKVPLEEVDKIAKLVPEKPGVTLMKAFKDVPELADLKKNGPENIRKMLTFAEILEGSNRHTSTHACGVIIGPDDLIEHVPLAIAKDSAMMVTQYEGKLVENVGMLKMDFLGLKTLSIVKDTLELVRKRHGITIDIDNLPLDDPKTFELYQRGDTVATFQFESDGMRAYLKDLKPSNLEDLIAMNALHRPGPMQFIPSYINRKHNREKVEFPHPLLEDILKPTYGIMVYQEQIMQVAQRMGNFTLGKADVLRRAMGKKEKAEMEKLRVDFIQGALNNGITEEKAIEIFNIMLDFANYGFNRSHSAAYSLIAYQTAFLKANYAPEYMAGVLTHNLSDIKKITFFIDECRRQKIDVLGPDINESELNFTVNKAGSIRFGMAAIKGIGEAAVESIIEERDQGGPYQDIFDLARRINPRAVNKRSLEALAMAGAFDSFRDSHRAQYFYKEPGEETNFLEKVLRHALNYQNRQMASQASLFGDEPLTRLPDIQLPHCDPWNKMITITSEKEVTGFYISGHPLDDFRLEMDNLCTITLEEIQQNLNPFRGRDLTIGGMVTEVKQGTTQKGNPMGSFMLEDFTDSYRMVLFSEEYLRFRHLLINGTAVLIKAKVLPRFNSDSQLEVKILNMMLLSEAVEKLVKEITVRFQLSVVQPQLTELILKLVKKMKGKCTVKFIVHDPEDNLSIELLSGKYHVPCKEFLHEIKDIPRISYKLA; encoded by the coding sequence ATGCTGGATTTCACGCACTTACATGTACATTCACAGTTCTCCATCCTTGATGGGGCCGCCAAGATCGAGGGACTCCTCAAAAGGACCAGGGAATTGGAAATGGATTCCCTGGCGCTAACGGATCATGGAAATCTTTTTGGCCTGGTCAGATTTTTCAAGGCTGCACGGGATAAATTCAGCATTAAACCGATCCTGGGTTGTGAAATTTATGTTGCCAGGCGTTCCCGGGCGGAGAAGACTTCCAAGGTTGACCGGAGCGGGTACCACCTGATTTTACTGGCGAAAAACCTGCAGGGATACAGGAATCTTTCCAAACTGAGCTCACTGGGCTATCGGCGGGAAAATTTTTATTATACACCAAGGATCGACAAGCAATTACTACGGCAATACCACGAAGGACTGATTGCCTCGTCGGCATGCCTGGGCGGGGAGATACCCTCCACAATCCTTCTCCACGGAGAGGAAAGGGCGGCACTGGTCCTTGAAGAATACCTCGACATTTTCGGCGAGGATTTTTACCTGGAAATGCAAAACCATGGATTGAAGGAGCAGGAGCAGGTCAATAAATCAATGTTGAATCTCTCGATGAGATTTGGTGTCAAGTTGATCGCATCCAACGATGTCCACTTTATCAACAGGGAAGATCACGAAGCACACCATATTCTGATCTGCCTGAATACGGGCAAAGAAATGGAGGCGGAGGAAGGCATGCATTACACCGGGCAGGAATATTTAAAGTCGCCCGATGAAATGGCGCTTCTTTTTCCAGGAATGCCTGAAGTGCTGTCCAACACGCGGGAAATCGTCGAAAAGGTTGAGGATTACCTGATCACTACCGACAAGGTCATTGTGCCCCACTTTCCCCTCCCTGACACGCATACGTCCGAATACGATTATTTACGCGATCTGACCTATGAAGGGGCGCGCAAACGTTACCCTGAGATTACGCCGGAGATCAGGGAACGTCTTGATTATGAATTATATGAGATAAACAGGGAAGGATTTGTAGGTTATTTTCTCATCGTCCAGGATTTCATTAACGCTGCCAGGCGGATGGGGGTGGTTGTCGGCCCTGGCCGGGGTTCGGCAGCAGGATCGGCGGTGGCTTTTTGCACCGGGATCACCAACATCGACCCCATTCAATATAACCTTTTGTTTGAAAGGTTTCTGAATCCGGAGCGGGTCACCATGCCTGACATTGACGTAGATTTCGATGATGAAGGCCGTGACCGTGTCATGAAGTATGTTGTGAAAAAGTATGGGGAGGAACGGGTGGCGCAGATCATTACTTTTGGGACAATGGCAGCACGTTCAGCCATACGCGATGTCGGACGCGTACTGAAGGTCCCCCTGGAGGAGGTTGATAAAATCGCCAAACTGGTTCCGGAAAAACCTGGTGTCACCTTGATGAAAGCGTTCAAGGATGTACCGGAACTGGCTGATCTGAAAAAAAACGGTCCGGAGAACATCCGAAAGATGCTGACATTCGCCGAAATCCTGGAAGGATCCAATCGCCATACCAGCACACATGCCTGCGGAGTGATCATTGGCCCTGATGACCTGATCGAGCACGTGCCCCTGGCGATCGCCAAGGATTCTGCTATGATGGTGACACAATACGAAGGTAAGCTTGTGGAAAATGTTGGCATGCTGAAGATGGATTTTCTGGGTCTGAAGACCCTGTCGATCGTCAAGGATACCCTCGAGCTGGTCCGTAAACGCCATGGGATCACGATCGACATCGACAATCTTCCACTGGATGATCCTAAAACCTTTGAGTTATACCAGCGGGGTGACACCGTCGCTACGTTTCAGTTTGAATCGGATGGAATGCGGGCGTACCTGAAGGACCTCAAACCTTCCAACCTGGAAGACCTCATTGCAATGAATGCACTGCACCGACCGGGCCCCATGCAATTCATCCCCTCTTACATCAACCGGAAGCACAACCGGGAGAAGGTGGAGTTTCCCCATCCATTGCTGGAAGACATCCTGAAACCGACCTACGGGATCATGGTCTATCAGGAACAGATCATGCAGGTGGCACAACGAATGGGAAATTTCACGCTCGGCAAGGCAGACGTATTACGCCGTGCAATGGGAAAGAAAGAAAAAGCAGAGATGGAAAAGCTGAGGGTCGATTTCATACAGGGAGCTTTGAACAATGGGATCACCGAAGAAAAAGCCATTGAGATCTTCAATATCATGCTGGATTTTGCGAACTACGGATTTAACCGTTCCCACTCCGCCGCTTACTCACTGATCGCCTACCAGACAGCCTTCCTGAAAGCGAATTACGCACCGGAGTACATGGCGGGTGTATTGACGCATAACCTCAGCGATATCAAAAAAATCACGTTCTTCATTGATGAATGCCGGCGCCAGAAAATTGATGTACTGGGTCCCGACATCAATGAAAGTGAGTTGAATTTTACCGTCAACAAGGCTGGATCCATACGGTTTGGAATGGCAGCCATTAAAGGTATCGGTGAGGCAGCTGTTGAAAGTATCATTGAAGAGCGGGACCAAGGCGGGCCCTATCAGGACATATTCGATCTTGCCCGGAGGATCAATCCGCGGGCAGTGAACAAGCGCAGCCTGGAAGCCCTAGCCATGGCGGGTGCTTTTGATAGTTTCAGGGATTCTCACCGCGCACAGTATTTTTATAAGGAACCAGGCGAAGAAACCAACTTCCTTGAAAAAGTACTCCGGCATGCCCTGAATTATCAAAATCGTCAGATGGCTTCACAGGCAAGCCTTTTCGGCGACGAACCGTTGACGCGGCTGCCGGATATCCAGCTACCGCATTGTGATCCCTGGAATAAGATGATCACGATCACTTCTGAGAAAGAGGTTACCGGGTTCTATATCTCCGGCCATCCCCTCGACGATTTCAGACTTGAAATGGATAACCTCTGCACCATAACCCTGGAAGAAATCCAGCAGAACCTCAACCCATTCAGGGGCAGGGACCTGACCATCGGGGGTATGGTAACCGAAGTGAAGCAGGGAACCACACAAAAAGGCAATCCGATGGGTTCGTTCATGCTCGAAGACTTCACCGATTCCTACCGAATGGTCCTTTTCTCGGAGGAATACCTCAGGTTCAGGCATCTGCTGATCAACGGGACTGCTGTTCTGATCAAAGCAAAGGTCCTGCCCAGATTCAACTCGGATTCTCAGCTGGAGGTGAAAATCTTAAATATGATGTTACTGTCGGAAGCTGTTGAAAAACTGGTGAAGGAGATCACGGTCCGTTTTCAGCTTTCAGTCGTTCAACCTCAGCTTACGGAGCTGATCCTGAAGCTTGTAAAAAAGATGAAGGGAAAATGTACCGTGAAATTCATCGTTCATGATCCCGAGGACAACCTGTCGATCGAGTTGCTCTCAGGGAAATACCATGTTCCCTGTAAGGAATTCCTTCATGAAATAAAGGATATTCCGAGGATCAGCTATAAACTCGCTTAA
- the trxA gene encoding thioredoxin, whose protein sequence is MAMEITDANFEEIVLKADKPVILDLWAVWCGPCRLVGPIIEEIGKEYDGKAIVGKLDVDGNPKTTTRFGVRSIPTILFFRNGQVVDKQVGAVPKSVLVSKLEKLL, encoded by the coding sequence ATGGCAATGGAAATAACTGATGCAAACTTTGAAGAGATCGTTTTGAAGGCAGATAAACCCGTCATTCTTGATTTATGGGCTGTCTGGTGCGGTCCGTGCCGGCTGGTCGGACCCATTATCGAAGAAATCGGGAAAGAATATGACGGCAAGGCGATCGTCGGGAAGCTGGACGTGGATGGTAACCCTAAAACGACCACCCGGTTTGGCGTACGCAGCATCCCCACCATTTTATTTTTCAGGAATGGACAGGTTGTCGATAAACAGGTAGGTGCAGTACCCAAATCTGTCCTGGTCAGTAAACTTGAAAAACTGCTGTAA
- a CDS encoding DUF58 domain-containing protein yields the protein MDYKLDRNRIEHYGSLDFLAKQVVAGFITGLHKSPFHGFSVEFAEHRQYNQGESIKHIDWKLYGRTDRLYTKRFEEETNLRCQFILDNSSSMYFPVLESPTFDQPNKITFSIYATAALMHMLKGQRDAVGLSVFSDSIEMHTEARSSSVHHKYVINNLEKMLQPLALTEKKHTLATEALHEIAERIHKRSLVVIFSDMMDSGNPVNELFSALQHLRYNKHEVILFHVIEKTKELDFDYENRPYRFIDMESGDEVRLNPYEVRDEYVKTVTAYRKELKLRCARYRIDFIEADINKGFDQILLPYLLKREKLF from the coding sequence ATGGATTATAAACTTGACCGGAACAGGATTGAGCATTACGGATCCCTTGATTTCCTTGCAAAACAGGTTGTGGCGGGATTCATCACCGGCTTGCACAAAAGCCCGTTCCATGGTTTTTCGGTCGAATTTGCCGAACACCGGCAGTATAACCAGGGAGAATCCATCAAGCATATTGACTGGAAACTTTATGGTAGGACTGACCGGCTCTACACAAAACGATTCGAAGAAGAAACAAACCTCCGGTGCCAGTTCATTTTGGATAATTCATCTTCCATGTATTTTCCGGTGCTGGAATCCCCGACGTTCGATCAGCCCAATAAGATTACGTTCAGCATTTATGCCACTGCCGCTTTGATGCACATGCTCAAAGGCCAGCGGGATGCCGTCGGGCTCAGCGTTTTTTCCGACAGCATTGAAATGCATACGGAAGCCAGGTCCAGTTCGGTCCATCATAAGTATGTGATCAACAACCTGGAGAAAATGCTTCAACCTTTGGCTCTTACTGAAAAGAAGCATACCCTGGCTACGGAAGCACTGCACGAGATCGCCGAGCGGATTCATAAACGCTCGCTGGTTGTCATTTTCAGCGATATGATGGATTCAGGGAATCCCGTGAATGAGCTGTTCTCCGCATTGCAGCATCTTCGCTACAATAAGCATGAGGTGATCCTTTTCCATGTCATCGAAAAAACTAAGGAGCTGGATTTTGATTACGAAAACAGACCGTACCGTTTTATCGATATGGAATCCGGGGATGAAGTGAGGCTGAATCCATACGAGGTAAGGGATGAATATGTGAAGACCGTCACCGCCTATCGCAAGGAGCTGAAACTGCGATGTGCCAGGTACCGGATTGATTTCATAGAAGCAGACATCAACAAGGGCTTTGACCAGATCCTGCTACCGTACCTACTCAAACGGGAAAAGCTTTTTTAA
- a CDS encoding valine--tRNA ligase — translation MEIPSKYDPALTEDKWYAVWMQNSYFRSVPDEREPYCIVIPPPNVTGVLHMGHILNNTIQDILVRRARMLGKNALWLPGTDHASIATEAKVVGMLRERGVQKSDISREEFLQYAWEWRDKHGGIILEQLKKLGASCDWERTRFTMDESLYESVIDVFIDLYEKGLIYRGVRMINWDPKALTAVSDEEVRPQEMKSKLYYVRYRIENTEDEWITVATTRPETILGDTAVCVNPADRRYRHLAGRRVLVPLIHRSIPIIFDEYVDTEFGTGCLKITPAHDMEDYRIGVKHNLPVIDVFNDDGTMSQAAQLYIGEDRFIVRDKISDELAARGHMVKIEDYINRVGFSERTNVAIEPRLSLQWFLKMEALAPPALEVVINNTVKFHPAKFKNTYRHWMENVRDWCISRQLWWGHRIPAYYLPDNEVIVAKSKEEALYLANAKFPERNINLDDLRQDEDVLDTWFSSWLWPISVFDGIRYPDNPDIRYYYPTNDLITAPEILFFWVARMIMAGLEYRREVPFHNVYLTGIVRDKLGRKMSKSLGNSPDPIQLMEKYGADGTRVGMLLTSPAGNDLPFEEVLCEQGRNFSNKVWNALRLIKGWQVDESLRQSPANKIAVTWFESRFNQALYHLDDLYRKYRISEALMLVYKLIWDDFCSWYLEMIKPEFEKPIDAATYEVTIQLFEKQMQILHPFMPFITEEIWHRLRDREETDCIMVSRVPSRKRINHKILQRFDDERDVIIALRSVRKEKKIPQKQALELSVKKNFGEEPITAFDPIICKLCNLTGISYVDEKPSNALSFIIRSTEFYIPFSSASVDSAAEIQKLEEERSYQLGFLEGVDRKLSNERFVSSAPSAVVEKERRKKADAEARIKVIEEQLALLRRD, via the coding sequence ATGGAGATCCCGTCAAAATACGATCCTGCATTGACAGAGGACAAATGGTACGCTGTCTGGATGCAAAATAGCTATTTCCGTTCGGTTCCAGACGAGCGGGAGCCTTATTGCATTGTCATACCCCCTCCGAACGTCACCGGCGTCCTTCATATGGGGCATATTCTCAACAATACGATTCAGGACATACTGGTCCGCAGGGCCCGGATGCTGGGAAAGAATGCCCTGTGGCTTCCGGGCACCGACCACGCCTCCATAGCCACGGAAGCCAAAGTGGTGGGCATGCTCAGGGAAAGGGGAGTGCAAAAGAGCGATATTTCGCGGGAGGAGTTTCTGCAGTACGCCTGGGAATGGAGGGACAAGCACGGCGGGATCATCCTGGAGCAGTTGAAAAAACTGGGAGCATCCTGCGACTGGGAAAGAACACGCTTCACCATGGATGAGTCACTTTATGAATCCGTGATCGATGTGTTCATTGACCTGTACGAAAAGGGGCTCATTTACCGTGGTGTCAGGATGATCAACTGGGATCCGAAAGCCCTGACGGCCGTCAGCGATGAGGAAGTCAGGCCCCAGGAAATGAAATCCAAGCTGTATTATGTGCGGTACAGGATTGAAAATACGGAGGATGAGTGGATTACTGTGGCAACTACGCGGCCGGAGACCATACTGGGTGATACGGCTGTTTGCGTGAACCCTGCCGACAGACGGTACAGGCACCTGGCCGGCCGCCGTGTGCTCGTGCCGCTCATTCATCGTTCCATACCCATCATCTTTGATGAATACGTGGATACGGAGTTTGGCACCGGCTGCCTCAAGATCACCCCTGCTCACGACATGGAAGACTACAGGATCGGCGTGAAGCACAACCTGCCGGTGATCGACGTATTCAATGATGACGGAACCATGAGTCAGGCTGCACAGCTTTACATAGGCGAGGACCGGTTCATTGTCCGTGATAAAATATCGGATGAGCTTGCTGCCCGTGGACATATGGTCAAAATTGAGGATTACATCAACCGTGTGGGATTTTCCGAACGTACGAATGTGGCCATCGAGCCTCGGCTGTCGTTGCAATGGTTCCTTAAAATGGAAGCACTCGCACCCCCGGCCCTGGAAGTGGTGATCAACAATACCGTTAAGTTCCACCCTGCCAAATTTAAAAATACGTACCGGCACTGGATGGAGAATGTGAGGGACTGGTGTATTTCTCGCCAGCTGTGGTGGGGGCATCGCATCCCCGCATATTATCTTCCTGATAATGAGGTAATTGTAGCGAAATCGAAAGAAGAAGCCTTGTATCTGGCGAACGCAAAATTTCCTGAAAGGAACATTAACCTGGATGACCTTCGGCAGGATGAAGACGTCCTGGATACCTGGTTCTCATCCTGGTTATGGCCGATTTCGGTTTTTGATGGCATCCGGTATCCCGATAATCCGGATATCCGGTATTATTATCCAACCAATGACCTGATCACAGCACCGGAGATTCTCTTTTTCTGGGTGGCACGGATGATCATGGCCGGGCTGGAGTACCGCCGGGAGGTGCCCTTCCACAACGTTTACCTGACAGGGATCGTGCGCGACAAACTGGGGCGTAAAATGTCAAAATCCCTTGGTAATTCACCTGATCCGATCCAGCTCATGGAAAAATACGGGGCCGACGGAACCCGCGTGGGTATGCTTCTGACATCTCCGGCTGGCAATGATCTTCCGTTTGAAGAAGTGCTCTGCGAGCAGGGCCGAAATTTCAGCAACAAGGTATGGAATGCGTTGCGGTTGATCAAGGGATGGCAGGTTGATGAGTCCCTCCGGCAAAGCCCTGCAAATAAAATTGCCGTGACCTGGTTTGAGTCTCGCTTCAATCAGGCACTGTATCACCTTGACGATCTCTACCGGAAATACAGGATATCCGAAGCATTAATGCTGGTATACAAGCTGATCTGGGATGATTTCTGTTCCTGGTACCTTGAGATGATCAAGCCGGAATTTGAAAAACCCATCGACGCGGCAACCTATGAGGTCACTATCCAGCTTTTTGAGAAACAGATGCAGATACTTCACCCCTTCATGCCCTTCATCACCGAAGAGATCTGGCACCGGTTAAGGGACCGGGAGGAAACGGATTGCATCATGGTGTCGAGGGTGCCATCGCGAAAACGGATCAATCACAAAATTCTTCAACGTTTTGATGATGAACGGGATGTTATCATCGCCCTGCGAAGTGTCCGAAAAGAAAAAAAGATACCCCAGAAACAGGCACTGGAGTTGTCGGTAAAGAAGAACTTCGGTGAAGAGCCCATCACAGCTTTTGATCCCATTATCTGTAAACTGTGTAATCTTACCGGAATAAGCTATGTTGACGAAAAACCTTCCAATGCCCTTTCCTTCATCATACGATCCACTGAGTTTTACATTCCATTCTCCTCTGCTTCCGTTGATTCTGCGGCCGAGATTCAAAAATTGGAGGAAGAACGTAGTTATCAGCTGGGATTTCTGGAAGGGGTGGACCGAAAACTCAGCAACGAAAGGTTTGTCAGCAGTGCACCCTCTGCAGTGGTGGAAAAGGAGCGCAGGAAGAAAGCCGATGCCGAAGCCCGCATCAAGGTGATCGAGGAACAGCTGGCGTTGCTGAGAAGAGATTAA
- a CDS encoding DUF4159 domain-containing protein → MIVNCRLKRICFLFVITLLGPGAVFSQSRIQIALLKYSGGGDWYANPTSLPNLIKFCNANLGTSLDPEYATVSPGDPEIFNYPFVHMTGHGNVIFPDDEVRNLRKYLLAGGFLHIDDNYGLDAYVRPQMKKVFPELDFIELPFDHPVYHQKYEFPTGLPKIHEHDGKAPQGFGLIHEGRLICFYTYECDLGDGWEDPLVHKDSEETRLKALRMGANLITYVFRQ, encoded by the coding sequence ATGATAGTAAACTGTCGGCTGAAAAGAATTTGCTTTCTGTTCGTCATCACGTTGCTTGGTCCCGGAGCTGTATTCTCCCAATCCAGGATCCAAATCGCATTGCTTAAATACAGCGGAGGCGGCGACTGGTATGCCAATCCCACATCCCTGCCCAACCTGATAAAATTTTGCAATGCGAACCTCGGAACATCTCTTGATCCGGAATATGCTACCGTTTCACCAGGCGACCCGGAAATTTTCAATTATCCCTTCGTCCATATGACAGGGCACGGTAATGTCATCTTCCCGGACGACGAGGTACGGAATCTCAGAAAATATCTTCTGGCAGGTGGGTTTCTTCATATTGACGACAATTATGGCCTGGATGCCTATGTGCGTCCCCAGATGAAAAAAGTTTTCCCGGAACTGGATTTTATCGAATTACCCTTCGATCATCCGGTATATCATCAAAAATACGAATTCCCGACCGGTCTTCCCAAGATACACGAACACGATGGGAAAGCGCCGCAGGGCTTCGGACTGATTCACGAGGGAAGGCTTATATGTTTTTATACCTACGAATGTGATCTGGGAGATGGATGGGAAGATCCCCTGGTCCACAAAGACTCGGAAGAAACCCGCCTGAAGGCGCTCAGGATGGGTGCGAACCTCATTACTTATGTATTCCGGCAATAA
- a CDS encoding 16S rRNA (uracil(1498)-N(3))-methyltransferase, producing the protein MHLFYTPDIRSGDSYTLSEEESKHCSRVLRLKKGDTVYLTDGKGMLFESVVDSDSLKKTTVRVTRICTDWGARSYSLHMAIAPTKSIDRFGWFLEKATEIGIDQVTPIICEHSERKSIPVERMNRIMIAALKQSIKATLPVLNAPVPFHSFVTKSGSDKKFIAHYDLRNGHLRDNYSRGESVLILIGPEGDFSQPEIRQACDAGFVQVNLGSARLRTETAGVVACSMINVSNE; encoded by the coding sequence ATGCATTTATTCTACACGCCGGATATACGTTCAGGAGATTCCTATACACTCAGTGAAGAAGAATCGAAGCACTGTTCACGGGTACTTCGCCTGAAGAAAGGAGATACCGTTTATCTGACAGACGGGAAAGGTATGTTATTTGAATCAGTCGTTGACTCGGATTCACTAAAAAAAACGACCGTAAGGGTAACCAGGATCTGTACAGATTGGGGTGCCCGTTCCTATAGCTTGCATATGGCCATTGCTCCGACAAAATCCATCGACCGGTTTGGATGGTTCCTGGAGAAGGCGACGGAAATCGGAATCGATCAGGTCACACCGATCATCTGTGAACATTCTGAAAGAAAATCCATACCCGTGGAGCGCATGAACAGGATCATGATCGCAGCATTGAAACAATCCATCAAGGCCACTTTGCCTGTGCTCAATGCCCCGGTCCCGTTTCACTCATTTGTCACAAAATCCGGTTCTGATAAAAAATTCATTGCCCATTACGATCTCCGGAATGGTCACCTCAGGGACAATTATTCCAGGGGAGAAAGCGTTCTGATTCTGATCGGTCCCGAAGGCGACTTCAGTCAGCCGGAGATCCGGCAGGCCTGTGATGCTGGTTTTGTACAGGTAAACCTGGGATCAGCCAGGCTAAGGACTGAAACAGCGGGCGTTGTGGCCTGCAGTATGATCAATGTTTCAAATGAATGA